The proteins below are encoded in one region of Ostrea edulis chromosome 3, xbOstEdul1.1, whole genome shotgun sequence:
- the LOC125676100 gene encoding factor in the germline alpha-like: protein MQGFDCPTYGDIFPVKITSPTCEDLGIPRDGEDAIMPARLIKNPSLHLDGLRYEALVKNVVSPSDPFSPLCMIPLPSTFSLEHLEPTFIRKRNERERERVRCVNDGYIKLKEHLPLENKHKRISKVEILRRAIDYIRYLNEIIEKDDENDYKEREREQSVDESRDTDSVGARDNVKTAFQNDVLANCCKDISPEPGEDDSYFPLDTLSDSEEVYGNGSDLGYESFTSGCEMEDENPGTSDFSCTEYSRGLKRSLEGGSVEEVLLSKHPCSFGET from the coding sequence ATGCAGGGATTCGATTGTCCTACATATGGGGACATTTTTCCTGTAAAGATAACATCACCAACTTGTGAAGATCTCGGGATTCCTCGGGATGGCGAAGATGCTATCATGCCGGCGAGATTGATAAAAAATCCTTCCCTTCATCTGGACGGACTCCGATATGAAGCTCTTGTAAAAAATGTCGTATCGCCTTCTGATCCATTTTCGCCGCTCTGTATGATTCCACTGCCTTCTACATTTTCTTTAGAACACCTGGAACCAACATTTATCAGAAAAAGAAACGAACGCGAACGGGAGCGTGTTCGATGTGTGAATGATGGCTACATAAAACTCAAAGAACATCTCCCATtggaaaataaacataaaagaATAAGCAAAGTTGAAATTCTCCGCCGTGCCATAGATTACATTCGGTATTTAAATGAAATCATAGAAAAAgatgatgaaaatgattataAGGAACGGGAACGTGAACAAAGCGTCGATGAGAGCAGAGATACAGATAGCGTAGGAGCACGAGATAATGTCAAGACCGCATTTCAAAATGATGTACTTGCAAATTGTTGTAAAGATATATCCCCGGAGCCAGGAGAGGACGATTCTTATTTTCCCTTAGACACATTGTCAGATTCCGAGGAGGTTTACGGTAATGGCAGCGATCTCGGGTATGAATCATTTACCAGTGGATGTGAAATGGAGGATGAGAACCCTGGCACTAGTGACTTTAGTTGCACTGAGTACTCGAGAGGACTAAAGCGATCACTTGAGGGCGGCTCTGTTGAAGAAGTTTTACTATCCAAACACCCGTGTTCATTTGGTGAAACATAG